In the Bacillus shivajii genome, one interval contains:
- a CDS encoding NAD-dependent malic enzyme, producing MVRSTMTIILRLEINKKDISFGEIATVIGQSGGDMIAIDVIKEGPEVTVRDISINISSEEVEKNIIESVHQLRGVNIKHVSDRTFLLHLGGKIEVLSKNKIDNREELSHVYTPEVARVCMAIEESPSLAYNLTIKKNTVAVVSNATAVLGLGKIKPEAAMPVMEGKAMLFKQFAGVDAFPLCLNSTDTEEMIQIIKSLSPSFGGINLEDIGSPQCFEIEERLKKEIDIPVFHDDQHGTAIVALAGLLNALKVTNKSISNCKIVVCGIGAAGIAITKMLITAGAKNVIGVDRYGALTSDETYDNNMWNWYANNTNPNNEKGPISSVIHDADVFIGVSAPNILREEDVKNMAVDPIVFALANPNPEISPEIAKPYVKVMATGRSDFPNQVNNVLCFPGIFRGVLDCRASDINEEMKLAAAQAIASSIHDDELNEDYIIPGVFNDLVVPKIREAVMQAGFETGVAKKKKKD from the coding sequence ATGGTACGATCTACAATGACAATTATTTTACGTTTGGAGATCAATAAAAAAGATATATCTTTTGGAGAAATTGCGACAGTTATCGGTCAATCAGGTGGAGATATGATTGCGATCGATGTGATAAAAGAGGGACCTGAAGTAACTGTCCGTGATATTAGTATTAACATAAGTAGTGAAGAAGTCGAAAAAAATATTATAGAATCGGTTCATCAATTACGAGGGGTTAACATCAAACACGTATCAGACCGAACATTTTTGCTTCATTTAGGCGGAAAAATAGAAGTATTATCAAAAAATAAAATTGATAATCGTGAAGAACTTTCTCATGTTTACACACCTGAAGTAGCAAGGGTGTGTATGGCGATCGAAGAAAGCCCATCATTGGCATACAATTTAACGATAAAAAAGAATACAGTTGCTGTTGTATCAAATGCAACAGCTGTTTTAGGTCTAGGAAAGATTAAGCCGGAAGCTGCTATGCCAGTAATGGAAGGCAAAGCAATGTTATTTAAACAATTTGCAGGGGTAGACGCTTTTCCGCTTTGTCTTAACTCAACAGATACGGAAGAAATGATCCAAATCATTAAATCGTTAAGCCCTTCTTTTGGAGGAATCAATTTAGAGGATATTGGTTCTCCACAATGTTTTGAAATTGAAGAGAGGTTAAAAAAAGAAATTGATATTCCGGTATTTCACGATGATCAGCACGGAACGGCCATTGTCGCTCTTGCCGGATTACTGAATGCACTTAAAGTAACGAATAAATCAATCAGTAATTGTAAAATTGTTGTTTGTGGAATAGGAGCCGCCGGGATCGCGATTACGAAAATGCTTATAACAGCTGGTGCAAAAAATGTAATTGGTGTTGATCGATACGGTGCATTAACGAGTGATGAAACTTATGATAATAATATGTGGAATTGGTATGCAAACAACACGAATCCAAATAATGAAAAAGGGCCTATTTCTTCTGTGATCCATGATGCCGATGTTTTCATCGGAGTATCTGCTCCGAATATTCTTCGTGAAGAAGATGTTAAAAATATGGCAGTCGATCCTATTGTATTTGCGCTTGCAAATCCAAACCCTGAAATATCACCTGAAATCGCAAAACCATATGTAAAGGTGATGGCTACCGGAAGGTCAGATTTTCCGAACCAAGTCAATAATGTCTTATGTTTTCCAGGCATTTTTCGAGGAGTGCTTGACTGCAGAGCCTCAGATATAAACGAAGAAATGAAGCTTGCTGCAGCTCAGGCGATTGCCTCTTCCATTCATGATGATGAATTAAATGAGGATTATATTATTCCAGGTGTATTTAACGATCTTGTTGTGCCAAAAATTCGTGAAGCTGTCATGCAAGCTGGATTTGAAACAGGGGTTGCAAAAAAGAAAAAGAAGGATTAA
- a CDS encoding peroxiredoxin family protein, with translation MIHIKRSWFLLAGLSIVLFLWMGKDNSSLSNQGELAQVGHVAPNFSLPSTAKEDVISLHNEEAEYLGTVLYFWTSWCPYCAASMEAMQSSYSNDSNIRFLGVNVTSQDREEEAITFIGRHGITFPNVLDETGEVSQSYFVPPVPTTFFIGQDDIIVHRKVGALTNSDISQGLRMIKGGRE, from the coding sequence ATGATTCACATAAAGCGTTCCTGGTTTCTTTTAGCAGGTTTATCAATTGTCTTATTTCTATGGATGGGAAAAGATAACAGTTCATTATCAAATCAAGGGGAGCTCGCCCAAGTCGGTCATGTAGCCCCGAACTTTTCATTGCCCTCTACAGCAAAAGAAGACGTGATCTCGTTGCATAATGAAGAGGCCGAATACTTAGGAACAGTCTTATATTTTTGGACATCATGGTGTCCGTATTGTGCTGCATCTATGGAGGCGATGCAATCTTCATATTCTAATGACTCTAATATTCGCTTCTTAGGTGTAAATGTCACGTCACAAGATCGTGAAGAAGAAGCAATTACATTTATTGGACGCCATGGAATTACTTTTCCGAATGTGTTAGATGAAACAGGTGAAGTTTCTCAATCATATTTCGTCCCTCCGGTTCCAACGACATTTTTTATCGGTCAAGATGACATTATCGTCCACCGAAAAGTAGGGGCATTAACAAACAGTGACATTTCTCAAGGCCTCCGTATGATAAAAGGAGGGAGAGAATAA
- a CDS encoding GNAT family N-acetyltransferase: MIIESERVYIRKFNKNDISSLHAIFSDTETMQYYPSPFSYEKTESWVIRNQERYKQDGFGLWAVCLKDNGNLIGDCGLVKQEVAGNIEVELGYHINKNFWFNGFGTEAALACKNYGFDHFGLNKLISIIDPKNVPSIRVAEKNGFKKEKQVFIFNKIHTIYSCNKKN; this comes from the coding sequence ATGATCATTGAATCAGAACGGGTATATATACGAAAGTTTAATAAAAATGATATTTCGTCTCTACATGCTATCTTTTCTGATACTGAAACGATGCAATATTACCCATCCCCTTTTAGCTATGAAAAAACTGAAAGCTGGGTGATAAGAAATCAGGAAAGGTATAAACAAGATGGATTTGGTTTATGGGCTGTATGTTTGAAGGATAATGGTAACTTAATAGGTGATTGTGGACTTGTGAAACAAGAAGTAGCAGGTAACATAGAAGTTGAACTAGGCTACCATATAAACAAAAACTTTTGGTTTAATGGATTTGGGACTGAAGCTGCTTTGGCTTGTAAAAATTATGGGTTCGATCATTTTGGTTTGAATAAATTAATTAGTATTATTGATCCGAAAAACGTTCCGTCTATTCGAGTGGCTGAAAAAAATGGTTTTAAAAAGGAAAAACAAGTTTTTATCTTTAATAAGATTCATACCATATATTCTTGTAATAAGAAGAATTGA
- a CDS encoding YggT family protein, with protein MGEFILNVASTAFTLFYFLMFFYIISSWFPALRENQFGQMVAKIVEPYLSIFRKVIPPIGMIDISPLIGIILFRFISDFALRGLATVLSVLGLL; from the coding sequence ATGGGAGAATTTATTTTAAATGTTGCGAGCACAGCATTCACGCTTTTTTACTTTTTAATGTTTTTCTATATCATTTCCTCATGGTTCCCAGCTTTAAGGGAGAATCAATTCGGGCAAATGGTGGCAAAAATCGTGGAGCCTTACTTAAGTATTTTCAGAAAGGTTATTCCCCCGATTGGGATGATCGATATTTCACCACTAATTGGCATTATTTTATTCCGATTCATTTCGGACTTTGCTTTACGTGGTCTAGCTACAGTATTAAGTGTATTAGGTTTACTTTAG
- a CDS encoding metal-sensing transcriptional repressor, whose protein sequence is MRSDEDKKALMQRLKRIEGQVRGIQRMVDEDRYCVDILVQLSAINAALKKVGYNLLEDHTRGCVSKAVANGEGNEAIDELMKVIQQFSKS, encoded by the coding sequence ATGCGTTCTGATGAAGATAAAAAAGCGCTAATGCAACGTCTAAAACGTATTGAAGGACAAGTGAGAGGGATACAACGAATGGTTGATGAAGACCGATACTGTGTGGACATTTTAGTGCAATTATCTGCGATTAACGCAGCGTTAAAAAAAGTTGGGTACAATTTATTAGAAGACCATACAAGAGGGTGTGTCAGTAAAGCGGTCGCTAACGGTGAAGGAAATGAAGCGATCGATGAATTGATGAAAGTCATTCAACAGTTTTCAAAATCATAA
- a CDS encoding SRPBCC family protein: MADFHEEVTIVESIDDVFQFIANPKNATYYFVNVVEVDQLTDGEIKVGAKFKEFRQLANRKVGAELEVTKYEPVGSYAIKSNANGLEVIYHYTFEETENGTKVVFTGNVKTKKLSMKLMRPLLVKMMKREDGDHLKGVKKLLEDTHQE, encoded by the coding sequence TTGGCGGATTTTCATGAAGAAGTTACAATAGTTGAATCCATTGATGATGTATTTCAATTTATCGCAAACCCGAAAAATGCAACGTATTATTTTGTAAATGTCGTTGAAGTGGATCAATTAACAGATGGTGAAATAAAGGTTGGAGCTAAGTTTAAAGAGTTTCGCCAATTAGCAAATCGAAAGGTTGGAGCAGAACTGGAAGTGACTAAATACGAGCCGGTTGGTTCATATGCTATAAAAAGTAATGCAAATGGGCTAGAAGTCATTTATCATTATACGTTTGAAGAAACAGAGAATGGAACGAAAGTCGTCTTCACTGGTAATGTAAAGACGAAAAAGCTTTCTATGAAATTAATGAGGCCATTGTTAGTAAAAATGATGAAAAGAGAAGATGGGGACCATTTGAAAGGCGTTAAAAAATTATTAGAAGATACTCACCAAGAATAA
- the selB gene encoding selenocysteine-specific translation elongation factor: MGENRYYTLGMAGHIDHGKTTLTKALTNIETDRLKEEKERAISIELGYALLKLTDDLTVSIIDVPGHEKFIRQMIAGVAGIDLVLLVVAADEGVMPQTVEHLEILHLLGIHKGLIVVTKSDLVEEDMIELIEADISDQVKGTFFENADLIFVDSVSKRGIDELRETIQTYLTNVPARDSSGVFRLPIDQVFTVHGQGTVVRGTVYEGEVHEGETLEILPQRQKVRARQLQVHHEAKDAGRAGQRVAINLGGVSKQDVQRGDVLVSTQYYSTTSTIDISLTTAHPLKYPLKQRGYIKLHIGTAEVYGKIVFFDRNDLIEGENVLCQLRLDKPIVTKRGDRFILRRPTPAETIGGGFVIDPVGEKYKFGEETINMLALKKEGTPKERIIDMLKKEKGMEVDSLFKSVGIQNDEGKEVLDELIEANTVMKLSNIVVLEAIAEEMFEVIDEDLGHFHQQFPLREGKKKAELINDLKSYGKNLAELIIEEGFKTNRLKKSGQYIALPEFKPSFPKQWEKRMNQVLDTLEQQGLQVEPHEYITDRAGLPPEMQTELFHYLLRLNEVMELDEKHMITTKNFYSAASNLYENTNQEFSLQDAKAVLDLTRKHLVPFMEKLDELRLTKRQDNVRIWLNNPVNPKES, from the coding sequence ATGGGAGAAAACCGTTATTATACACTTGGTATGGCAGGTCATATTGACCATGGAAAAACAACACTAACAAAAGCATTAACAAATATCGAAACAGACCGATTGAAAGAAGAAAAGGAGCGAGCGATTTCGATTGAACTCGGCTACGCACTATTAAAACTAACGGATGATTTAACCGTCTCAATCATTGATGTACCAGGTCATGAAAAGTTTATTCGTCAAATGATTGCAGGGGTAGCAGGTATTGACCTCGTATTACTTGTTGTGGCAGCAGATGAAGGTGTCATGCCACAAACCGTAGAGCACTTAGAAATATTACATTTACTCGGAATACATAAAGGGTTGATCGTTGTTACGAAATCGGATTTAGTTGAAGAAGATATGATTGAGCTCATTGAAGCAGATATTTCAGATCAAGTAAAAGGTACATTTTTTGAGAATGCTGATCTCATTTTTGTAGATAGTGTATCGAAAAGAGGTATTGATGAATTAAGAGAAACGATTCAAACATACTTAACAAATGTCCCAGCTCGTGATTCTTCTGGTGTATTTCGTTTACCAATTGACCAAGTGTTTACTGTTCACGGTCAAGGAACGGTAGTAAGAGGTACGGTTTATGAAGGAGAAGTGCATGAAGGCGAAACCCTAGAAATATTACCACAACGTCAAAAGGTAAGAGCAAGGCAGCTTCAAGTTCATCATGAAGCGAAGGACGCAGGTCGTGCTGGACAGCGCGTTGCAATTAACTTAGGGGGAGTCTCAAAACAAGATGTCCAACGTGGAGATGTCCTTGTTTCCACACAATATTACTCGACGACAAGTACAATTGATATAAGCTTAACGACTGCACACCCATTAAAGTATCCGCTAAAACAAAGGGGATATATTAAACTTCATATCGGAACAGCAGAAGTATATGGGAAGATTGTGTTCTTTGACAGAAACGACCTTATAGAAGGCGAAAATGTCCTTTGTCAGTTACGTCTAGATAAGCCGATTGTAACAAAACGTGGCGATCGCTTTATTTTAAGACGTCCGACCCCTGCTGAAACAATTGGTGGTGGATTTGTCATTGACCCTGTTGGTGAAAAGTATAAGTTCGGTGAAGAAACAATAAACATGCTTGCTTTGAAAAAAGAAGGTACTCCGAAAGAACGAATCATAGATATGTTAAAGAAAGAGAAAGGGATGGAAGTTGATTCATTATTTAAATCTGTGGGCATACAAAATGATGAAGGAAAAGAAGTATTAGATGAACTCATCGAAGCAAACACCGTAATGAAACTTTCAAATATCGTAGTATTAGAAGCAATAGCAGAGGAGATGTTTGAAGTTATTGATGAAGACCTTGGACACTTTCATCAACAGTTCCCACTAAGAGAAGGAAAGAAGAAAGCTGAGTTAATCAATGATTTAAAATCTTATGGGAAAAATCTTGCCGAGTTAATCATTGAAGAAGGCTTCAAAACTAATCGATTGAAAAAGTCGGGTCAATACATTGCTCTACCAGAATTTAAACCATCTTTCCCAAAACAGTGGGAAAAGAGAATGAATCAAGTGCTAGATACATTAGAGCAACAAGGACTACAAGTTGAACCACATGAATATATAACAGATCGAGCGGGTCTTCCTCCTGAAATGCAAACAGAATTGTTCCATTATTTATTAAGGTTAAACGAAGTGATGGAATTAGATGAAAAGCATATGATAACGACGAAAAACTTTTATAGCGCAGCTTCCAATCTATATGAAAATACAAATCAAGAGTTTTCCTTACAAGATGCGAAAGCGGTTCTAGACTTAACAAGGAAACATTTAGTTCCGTTTATGGAGAAGTTAGATGAATTGCGATTAACGAAACGTCAAGACAACGTACGAATTTGGTTAAATAACCCTGTTAACCCTAAGGAGTCTTAA
- a CDS encoding DUF2621 domain-containing protein, giving the protein MWLIALWSVFLAVIVGIGGYFMFRKFLKKMPKEDGKSILDWQEYYINETLHLWTEEHKAFLNELVEPVPEIFRDVAKGKIAGKIGEFALKENAEEMTEELIVKGYIAATPKRDHKFLVKKLKEKNIDYSQYESYFQA; this is encoded by the coding sequence ATGTGGCTAATTGCGCTCTGGTCAGTCTTCCTCGCAGTCATTGTTGGTATCGGCGGTTATTTTATGTTTCGAAAGTTCTTAAAGAAAATGCCGAAAGAAGATGGAAAATCCATTCTTGATTGGCAAGAGTACTATATCAATGAAACGTTACATCTATGGACAGAGGAACATAAAGCTTTTCTTAACGAACTTGTAGAACCTGTGCCAGAGATATTCCGTGATGTCGCTAAAGGAAAAATTGCAGGTAAGATCGGCGAGTTCGCTTTGAAAGAAAATGCTGAGGAAATGACAGAGGAATTAATTGTAAAAGGGTATATTGCTGCAACACCGAAACGTGATCATAAATTTTTAGTAAAAAAGTTAAAAGAAAAAAATATTGATTACTCGCAATATGAGTCTTATTTCCAAGCATAA
- a CDS encoding CcdC family protein, which yields MFNMYATIFTVLAVIMALIAIFVRMKAMKKPANVKKIIIPPIAMSTGFFMFLYPPTRPPAWEVILAFAVGMVFSIVLIKTSSFIIKDNDIYMKRSIIFPFILFGLLAVRLTFKLTFGIHFEYEVLAGLFFILAFGMILPWRVAMLVKFKKVEREFALKLNNRNRTWNLKQENPTS from the coding sequence ATGTTTAACATGTATGCAACGATATTTACTGTATTGGCAGTAATCATGGCGCTAATTGCTATTTTTGTACGCATGAAAGCAATGAAAAAACCTGCTAATGTAAAAAAGATTATTATTCCTCCAATTGCAATGTCTACTGGATTTTTCATGTTTTTATATCCACCGACAAGGCCACCAGCATGGGAAGTGATCCTTGCTTTTGCTGTCGGAATGGTCTTTTCAATTGTGCTAATAAAAACATCGTCTTTTATCATTAAAGATAATGACATTTATATGAAGCGTTCTATCATTTTTCCGTTTATTCTTTTTGGCCTCCTAGCAGTTCGGCTTACCTTTAAGCTAACATTTGGGATTCATTTTGAATATGAAGTATTAGCGGGACTATTTTTTATCCTTGCTTTTGGTATGATTTTACCGTGGCGAGTTGCGATGCTTGTGAAGTTTAAGAAAGTAGAGAGAGAATTCGCATTAAAACTAAATAATCGTAATCGTACATGGAATTTGAAACAAGAGAACCCAACGTCATAG
- a CDS encoding ABC transporter ATP-binding protein, with protein sequence MIERHKHLLVPLPQRQVFKRLLTYAKPHLKWLIIAFVLLVGGTSAEILGPILIKIFIDDYLTPQIFEFQPLFLLGAGYIFLHISAAVMNYSQLLLFQKIALKIIQQLRIDVFEKVEKLGLSFFDQFPTGGLVSRITNDTEQVKELYVSVMATFIQNIVFLIGIFVAMFFLNVQLALFCLILLPLIILIMQLYRRFSSKYYTEMSEKLSQLNARLNESIQGMAIIQVFRQERRMNREFQKTNEEHHEAWFKSIKLDGLLLRPAVDFISIMALILVLTFFGVTSLNSPIEIGVLYAFVNYLDRFFEPVNQVMQRLSIFQQAMISAGRVFRLMDHDELAPIKEGNKDPKITDGVIEFNHVTFSYDGKQNVLKNISLKVNEGETLALVGHTGSGKSSIINLLMRYYSINEGEIKIDGVKIEEYSDEELRAKMGLVLQDPFLFVGDVDYNIRLYDKNITDKEVKEAAQFVHADHFIERLPDGYQSHVGERGATFSSGQRQLISFARTMARKPKILVLDEATASVDTETETEIQSALEKMRRGRTTIAIAHRLSTIKDADHILVLHQGEIVEQGTHNKLLEKEGLYHKMYLLQQGADKLEATKAE encoded by the coding sequence ATGATTGAACGTCATAAACATTTATTAGTGCCCCTCCCTCAAAGGCAAGTATTTAAAAGGTTGTTAACGTATGCAAAGCCTCATTTAAAGTGGCTCATCATTGCTTTTGTTTTATTGGTTGGAGGAACGAGTGCAGAGATTTTAGGACCGATTTTAATTAAGATTTTTATCGATGATTACTTAACTCCACAAATTTTTGAGTTTCAGCCGTTATTTTTACTCGGGGCGGGCTATATTTTTCTACATATATCCGCTGCTGTTATGAATTATTCTCAGCTGTTACTTTTTCAAAAAATTGCTTTAAAAATCATTCAACAGTTACGAATCGATGTTTTTGAGAAAGTGGAAAAGCTTGGTCTATCATTTTTTGATCAATTTCCAACGGGTGGATTAGTTTCCCGGATCACAAATGACACAGAACAAGTAAAAGAGTTATACGTCAGTGTAATGGCAACGTTTATACAAAACATCGTCTTTTTAATTGGGATTTTTGTTGCAATGTTTTTTCTCAATGTTCAACTTGCACTATTCTGTTTAATTTTATTACCGTTAATTATCTTAATCATGCAATTATACCGTCGATTTAGTTCAAAATATTATACTGAAATGAGCGAAAAACTCAGTCAGTTAAATGCAAGGTTAAATGAATCGATTCAAGGAATGGCAATTATCCAAGTGTTTAGACAAGAACGACGCATGAATCGTGAGTTTCAAAAGACGAATGAGGAGCACCATGAAGCATGGTTTAAAAGCATTAAGCTAGATGGGTTATTGCTTCGACCGGCAGTAGACTTTATTTCAATTATGGCACTTATACTAGTTTTAACGTTTTTCGGTGTGACGTCATTAAACAGTCCAATTGAGATTGGTGTACTTTATGCATTTGTCAATTACTTAGATCGTTTCTTTGAACCGGTGAACCAAGTGATGCAGCGGTTGTCGATCTTTCAGCAAGCGATGATTTCAGCAGGACGTGTGTTTCGCTTGATGGACCATGATGAACTAGCTCCTATAAAAGAAGGGAATAAAGATCCGAAAATAACAGACGGTGTCATTGAGTTTAATCATGTGACCTTCAGCTATGATGGAAAGCAAAATGTATTAAAAAATATAAGTCTTAAAGTAAATGAAGGAGAAACATTAGCTCTTGTAGGTCATACAGGGAGCGGGAAAAGTTCGATTATTAACTTATTAATGCGATACTATTCAATAAACGAAGGTGAAATTAAAATTGACGGGGTAAAAATCGAAGAATATAGTGATGAAGAGTTGCGGGCAAAAATGGGCCTCGTTTTACAAGATCCATTTTTATTTGTTGGAGATGTTGATTATAACATTCGTTTATATGATAAAAACATAACAGATAAAGAAGTGAAAGAAGCAGCTCAATTTGTTCATGCTGATCACTTTATTGAACGTTTACCTGATGGGTATCAGTCACACGTCGGTGAGAGAGGTGCGACATTTTCAAGTGGTCAAAGACAATTAATATCTTTTGCAAGAACGATGGCAAGAAAACCGAAGATTTTAGTACTTGATGAAGCAACAGCCAGTGTGGATACTGAAACGGAAACAGAAATCCAGTCAGCATTAGAGAAAATGCGTCGAGGTCGAACGACAATTGCGATTGCCCACCGTTTATCTACGATCAAAGATGCGGATCATATTTTAGTGTTGCATCAAGGAGAAATTGTTGAACAAGGAACACATAATAAACTATTGGAAAAAGAAGGTTTATATCATAAAATGTACTTATTACAGCAAGGTGCAGATAAACTTGAAGCAACTAAAGCTGAATAG
- a CDS encoding DUF2294 domain-containing protein, with protein sequence MEFTKGSMEAEISKELTQWEKDYLGRGSVSVKTDILRDMIIVTLKGILTPAEYTLCQTKEGKSTVKKTRCDLVESGVPQLNEIIFKITGKQVTCFHTDISTSTGERIIVFRLADNLEENGTLTVS encoded by the coding sequence GTGGAATTCACAAAAGGCTCAATGGAAGCTGAAATTAGTAAAGAATTAACGCAATGGGAAAAAGATTATTTAGGAAGAGGGTCTGTTTCTGTAAAAACAGATATTTTAAGAGACATGATTATCGTGACACTAAAAGGCATTTTAACGCCAGCAGAATATACACTTTGCCAAACAAAAGAAGGAAAATCAACAGTAAAAAAAACACGCTGTGATTTAGTGGAATCAGGGGTGCCACAATTAAATGAAATCATTTTTAAAATAACTGGGAAACAAGTTACATGCTTCCACACGGACATTAGTACAAGTACAGGGGAGCGAATCATCGTTTTTCGACTCGCAGATAACCTTGAGGAAAATGGTACTTTAACTGTTTCATAA
- a CDS encoding L-lactate MFS transporter — MRRWLVVLGAVIIQLNLGAVYAWSLFNQPLMDEFGWYREEVVFTFSITIATFAMFTIVAGRLQDKIGPRWVATIGGLLLGIGLILASQATTIYQLYFFYGIIGGAGIGMTYVCPLSACVKWFPEKRGLISGIAVAGFGLGGLVFQPVISSFLAGVGVSSTFLYLGIIYLFFVVLGAQLLKNPPQNKEEIQTDVTDASQDYSPKEMFKTRQFYFLWSIFLFGSMSGLMVISYAVDIGVDLASLDIETAANAVMVIALFNAAGRIVLGKISDSIGRSNTLMVIYGLTTLVMVYMSTGILSYATFMVAVSVIGFCFGGFLAVFPSITADYYGTKNMGSNYGIMYQAYGLSAFAGPFIINLIPFQQAFLLSALVCGVSMVIAKVITVPQKSTTTNILERKAS; from the coding sequence ATGAGACGTTGGTTAGTTGTTTTAGGAGCAGTGATTATTCAACTTAATTTAGGCGCTGTATACGCTTGGAGTTTATTTAATCAACCACTGATGGATGAATTCGGATGGTATCGAGAAGAGGTTGTTTTTACTTTTTCAATCACGATCGCCACATTTGCCATGTTTACGATCGTAGCTGGTAGATTACAAGATAAAATAGGACCAAGGTGGGTCGCAACGATTGGCGGTCTGTTACTAGGTATTGGACTTATTTTAGCTAGTCAAGCAACGACGATCTATCAACTTTATTTCTTCTATGGAATCATAGGTGGGGCAGGAATTGGTATGACTTATGTTTGTCCACTATCTGCTTGTGTAAAGTGGTTCCCAGAAAAGAGGGGTTTAATTAGCGGTATTGCTGTTGCTGGCTTTGGGTTAGGGGGATTAGTTTTTCAACCGGTCATTAGCTCGTTCTTAGCTGGTGTTGGTGTATCATCAACTTTCTTATACCTTGGTATAATTTATTTATTTTTCGTTGTTTTAGGTGCACAATTATTAAAGAACCCTCCCCAGAATAAGGAGGAAATCCAAACAGATGTTACTGATGCAAGTCAGGATTATTCACCGAAAGAGATGTTCAAAACACGACAATTTTACTTTTTATGGTCCATTTTTTTATTTGGATCGATGTCAGGTTTAATGGTGATTAGTTATGCTGTAGACATTGGCGTTGATTTAGCAAGTCTTGATATTGAAACAGCAGCAAACGCAGTGATGGTCATTGCATTGTTTAATGCTGCTGGTCGGATTGTTTTAGGAAAAATATCAGATAGTATTGGTAGAAGTAATACACTCATGGTGATTTATGGGTTAACAACGCTTGTGATGGTTTATATGAGTACTGGCATATTGTCATATGCAACATTTATGGTGGCAGTGTCTGTCATAGGGTTTTGTTTTGGAGGATTCCTTGCCGTATTCCCATCTATTACTGCTGATTATTATGGGACAAAAAATATGGGAAGTAACTATGGAATTATGTATCAAGCATATGGACTGTCTGCATTTGCGGGACCATTTATTATCAACTTAATTCCATTTCAGCAAGCTTTCCTTTTATCCGCTCTTGTATGTGGTGTATCAATGGTCATAGCTAAAGTTATCACAGTTCCGCAAAAATCAACGACAACAAACATTTTAGAAAGAAAAGCATCATAA